From Streptomyces chrestomyceticus JCM 4735, one genomic window encodes:
- a CDS encoding DUF5825 family protein, which translates to MTHDDSPALVPAMLHGAAGRNCAADTATALRCWRERDEEAREWDGIYMGEGQYEDTAVRTVSDLGLGTEIGQWRLFSHLYPPRSLAGPDGDAILDQWRTTFHMNKCGYRRGTGFVEVTDLRQGKQRLEGAPVSDFRRQEREAFPRPDVRVDFVNTRQRRCGKCRAAGAGVAARWSHG; encoded by the coding sequence GTGACCCACGACGACAGTCCGGCGCTGGTGCCCGCAATGCTCCACGGCGCAGCGGGCCGGAATTGCGCGGCGGATACGGCGACGGCGCTCCGGTGCTGGCGGGAACGTGACGAAGAGGCGCGTGAGTGGGACGGCATCTACATGGGGGAGGGGCAGTACGAGGACACCGCTGTGCGTACCGTGTCGGACCTGGGCCTCGGTACCGAGATCGGACAATGGCGGCTGTTCAGTCACCTGTATCCCCCGCGTTCGCTGGCGGGCCCCGACGGCGACGCCATCCTCGATCAGTGGCGCACCACGTTCCACATGAACAAGTGCGGCTACCGGCGCGGCACGGGCTTCGTCGAAGTCACCGACCTGCGCCAGGGAAAACAACGGCTGGAAGGTGCCCCTGTCTCTGATTTCCGGCGACAGGAAAGAGAAGCGTTTCCGCGGCCGGATGTCAGGGTCGACTTCGTGAACACCCGACAAAGACGGTGCGGAAAATGTCGGGCGGCCGGGGCCGGCGTCGCCGCACGATGGAGTCATGGATGA
- a CDS encoding trypsin-like serine protease yields MSAVPAHAVVGEVAKEGTYSYTAQIMIGDHVRGCTGVLVDPQWVLTAGACFAEKPGEAPAAGKPRLKTTVTVGRTDLNSSHGTVSEVGELVPHPSRGVVLARLDRPAVGVDSIAVADTPAAEGKTLAAAGFGRTKDEWAPERLHTTTLTADKVGDDLLTLTPAGTAGGICQGDAGGPVVREDENGSELVALAAGSNGAGCFGSEATGPGQATAIRVDGLNSWLRDHFKSSLLMPGQRLNPGEKLEGARVELRMQKDGNLAMYHKAGGQVLWATQTFGNPGAYLQMQSDGNLVVYKKTGGQGKGGNLWASDTFRSPGSYLQLQDDGNMVVYKKDGGQGKGGSLWSSDTFGRPVTFTSGLELRPGQWIENKNTTLLMQRDGNLVLQHRESGVTVWASGTSGVGNYARMQDDGNLVVYKAGGGQGKGGDLWSTKTSKNPGAFLHLQDDGNLVVYKKDGGPGKGGSLWNSATWGRPTTLAGGQELQAGQWTSSKAGLLIMRYDGNLALYRRGDGTLLWASGTSGVGNYARMQDDGNLVVYKAGGGQGKGGDLWSTKTSKNPEAFLRLEDDGKLVIYKSGGGQGEGVLWKVG; encoded by the coding sequence GTGAGTGCCGTACCCGCGCACGCCGTTGTCGGCGAAGTTGCCAAGGAGGGCACGTACTCCTACACCGCTCAGATCATGATTGGTGACCACGTGCGCGGCTGCACAGGGGTGCTGGTCGACCCGCAGTGGGTTCTCACCGCCGGCGCCTGCTTCGCCGAGAAGCCCGGCGAGGCACCCGCCGCGGGCAAGCCCCGGCTGAAGACCACGGTGACCGTCGGCCGTACCGACCTGAACAGTTCGCACGGCACGGTCAGCGAGGTCGGCGAACTGGTGCCGCACCCCAGCCGCGGTGTGGTCCTGGCCCGCCTGGATCGCCCCGCCGTAGGAGTCGATTCGATCGCCGTGGCCGACACTCCTGCCGCTGAGGGGAAGACACTGGCGGCGGCGGGCTTCGGCCGGACCAAGGACGAATGGGCCCCCGAGCGGCTGCACACGACCACCCTCACCGCTGACAAGGTCGGGGACGACCTCCTCACCCTGACGCCCGCGGGGACCGCCGGCGGCATCTGTCAGGGCGATGCCGGAGGCCCCGTGGTCCGCGAGGACGAGAACGGCTCCGAACTGGTGGCGCTCGCCGCCGGCTCGAACGGCGCGGGGTGCTTCGGGTCGGAGGCCACCGGACCGGGGCAGGCCACGGCCATCCGTGTCGACGGGCTGAACTCCTGGCTGCGCGACCACTTCAAGAGCTCCCTGCTCATGCCGGGCCAGCGGCTGAACCCCGGTGAGAAGCTGGAGGGCGCCCGCGTCGAACTGCGGATGCAGAAGGACGGCAACCTGGCCATGTACCACAAGGCGGGCGGCCAGGTCCTGTGGGCCACCCAGACCTTCGGCAATCCCGGCGCCTACCTGCAGATGCAGAGCGACGGCAACCTCGTCGTCTACAAGAAGACCGGTGGACAGGGCAAGGGCGGCAATCTCTGGGCCTCCGACACCTTCCGCTCCCCGGGCTCCTACCTTCAGCTCCAGGACGACGGCAACATGGTCGTCTACAAGAAGGACGGCGGACAGGGCAAGGGCGGTTCACTGTGGAGCAGTGACACCTTCGGCCGTCCCGTCACCTTCACCTCGGGGCTGGAGCTGCGTCCGGGCCAGTGGATCGAGAACAAGAACACCACGCTGCTGATGCAGCGGGACGGCAACCTGGTTCTCCAGCACCGTGAGAGCGGCGTCACCGTGTGGGCCAGTGGCACGTCCGGGGTGGGCAACTACGCCCGTATGCAGGATGACGGCAACCTCGTCGTCTACAAGGCCGGCGGCGGCCAGGGTAAGGGTGGTGACCTCTGGTCCACCAAGACCTCCAAGAACCCCGGAGCGTTCCTCCACCTCCAGGACGACGGCAATCTCGTCGTCTACAAGAAGGACGGCGGCCCGGGCAAGGGCGGGTCGCTGTGGAACTCGGCCACCTGGGGCCGTCCGACCACGCTCGCCGGTGGTCAGGAACTGCAGGCGGGACAGTGGACCTCGTCCAAGGCGGGGCTGCTGATCATGCGGTACGACGGCAACCTGGCCCTGTACCGACGTGGTGACGGCACCCTCCTGTGGGCCAGCGGCACGTCCGGGGTGGGCAACTACGCCCGTATGCAGGATGACGGCAACCTCGTCGTCTACAAGGCCGGCGGTGGGCAGGGCAAGGGCGGTGACCTCTGGTCCACCAAGACTTCAAAGAACCCCGAGGCGTTCCTGCGCCTGGAGGATGACGGAAAGCTGGTCATCTACAAGTCCGGCGGCGGACAGGGCGAAGGCGTCCTGTGGAAGGTCGGCTGA
- a CDS encoding TetR/AcrR family transcriptional regulator: MSPRSPSVNEELRRRSRERLLQATVELVDERGYEATTLGDIACRAGSARGLISYYFPGKRQLLQSAVHRLMHHSLQAALDREPLPTGEDAGRERLARAIDAILGLAQERPLLMRTHMAGILTAEGFIQCPEQQRLAFLLRDTVERYGTEDADTDYRLLRALLMGSVVAVLLPGAPMPAARLRAELFQRYGLDWELGTPPSEGPEPPLEGPPPLQDPPPALDPPPALDPQGPPSVQGPPPVQESPVREAPVPESSPVLGREGAAAEG, encoded by the coding sequence ATGTCCCCCCGCAGCCCCTCGGTCAATGAAGAGTTGCGGCGGCGTTCCCGGGAGCGTTTGTTGCAGGCGACCGTCGAGCTGGTGGACGAGCGCGGGTACGAGGCGACGACGCTCGGGGACATCGCCTGCCGTGCCGGGTCGGCGCGTGGGCTGATCTCGTACTACTTCCCGGGCAAACGGCAGTTGCTGCAGTCGGCCGTGCACCGGCTGATGCACCACTCGTTGCAGGCGGCGCTCGACCGTGAGCCGTTGCCGACGGGTGAGGACGCGGGCCGGGAGCGGCTGGCGCGGGCGATCGACGCGATTCTGGGGCTGGCGCAGGAGCGGCCGCTGCTGATGCGTACACACATGGCCGGGATTCTGACGGCGGAAGGTTTCATCCAGTGCCCCGAACAGCAGCGGCTGGCGTTTCTGCTGCGTGACACGGTGGAGCGGTACGGCACCGAGGACGCGGACACGGACTACCGGCTGTTGCGGGCGTTGTTGATGGGGTCGGTGGTGGCGGTGTTGTTGCCAGGAGCCCCGATGCCTGCCGCGCGGCTTCGGGCGGAGCTGTTCCAGCGGTACGGCTTGGACTGGGAGCTGGGGACTCCGCCCAGCGAGGGACCGGAGCCGCCGCTGGAGGGGCCGCCTCCGTTGCAGGACCCGCCGCCGGCGCTGGACCCGCCACCGGCGCTGGATCCGCAGGGACCGCCGTCGGTGCAGGGACCGCCACCGGTGCAGGAGTCGCCTGTGCGCGAGGCGCCGGTGCCGGAGTCGTCGCCGGTGCTGGGGCGGGAAGGTGCCGCTGCCGAGGGGTAG
- a CDS encoding FAD-dependent oxidoreductase, translating to MLRVAVIGSGPSGVYTAQALVGQEAVPDVEVYVLDRLPCPYGLVRYGVAPDHEKIKSLQHNLRTVLEHPRVHFLGNVDVGADGLKPQELRRMFHAVVYCVGAATDRRLGVPGEELPGSHSATAFVSWYSAHPDAADGRFPLTARSAVVIGVGNVAVDVARILARGADELARTDVPQAALGAFAESRVEDVWMVGRRGPSQAKFTTKELRELGALPDADVLVEPGELALDPAYGDPSGLPAVNRRNVEVLRGWAEGKKEKAVGRRRVRLRFFLRPVEVVGDAESGVRGVRFERTVPDGLGGVTGTGQYEEIAAQLVLRSVGYKGTPQPGLPFDAATGTVPHVEGRVLREGVPCPGEYVAGWIKRGPTGVIGTNRPCAKQTAAALLADADELAREPLPDDPVTALLRRGQRPVRWPGWLGIEAAEAALGRGLGRTTVKIADWPGLLAAAGRGEGDRGGDGGGGGDGG from the coding sequence GTGCTTCGTGTCGCAGTGATCGGTTCGGGACCCAGTGGCGTCTACACCGCTCAGGCGCTGGTCGGGCAGGAGGCCGTACCGGATGTCGAGGTGTATGTGCTCGACCGGCTGCCGTGCCCGTACGGGCTGGTCCGCTACGGGGTCGCGCCCGACCACGAGAAGATCAAATCGCTGCAGCACAACCTCCGTACGGTGCTGGAGCACCCCCGTGTGCACTTCCTCGGCAATGTCGACGTGGGGGCCGACGGTCTCAAGCCGCAGGAGCTGCGGCGCATGTTCCACGCAGTGGTGTACTGCGTGGGGGCCGCCACCGACCGCCGCCTGGGTGTCCCGGGTGAGGAGCTGCCGGGCAGCCACTCCGCCACCGCCTTCGTCTCCTGGTACAGCGCGCACCCGGACGCCGCGGACGGCCGGTTCCCGCTGACCGCGCGGTCGGCGGTGGTGATCGGCGTCGGCAATGTCGCGGTGGACGTGGCACGGATCCTCGCCCGCGGGGCCGACGAGCTGGCGCGTACGGACGTGCCGCAGGCGGCGCTCGGCGCGTTCGCGGAGAGCCGGGTGGAGGACGTGTGGATGGTGGGGCGGCGGGGGCCGTCGCAGGCCAAGTTCACCACCAAGGAACTACGCGAACTGGGTGCGCTGCCGGACGCCGACGTGCTCGTGGAGCCTGGGGAACTGGCGCTGGATCCGGCGTACGGCGACCCTTCCGGGCTGCCCGCGGTGAACCGCCGCAATGTGGAGGTGCTGCGCGGCTGGGCCGAGGGGAAGAAAGAAAAAGCGGTCGGAAGGCGGCGGGTTCGGTTGCGGTTCTTTCTGCGGCCGGTCGAGGTGGTCGGTGACGCGGAGTCGGGGGTACGGGGGGTGCGGTTCGAGCGGACGGTTCCGGACGGGCTGGGCGGTGTCACGGGGACCGGGCAGTACGAGGAGATCGCGGCGCAGTTGGTCCTGCGCTCGGTCGGGTACAAGGGGACGCCGCAGCCCGGGCTGCCGTTCGACGCGGCCACCGGGACCGTGCCGCACGTGGAGGGCCGGGTGCTGCGGGAGGGCGTGCCGTGTCCCGGCGAGTACGTGGCCGGGTGGATCAAGCGGGGGCCGACCGGGGTGATCGGCACGAACCGGCCATGTGCGAAGCAGACGGCGGCGGCGCTGCTGGCGGACGCGGACGAGCTGGCGCGCGAGCCGCTGCCGGACGATCCGGTGACCGCGTTGCTGCGTAGGGGGCAGCGGCCGGTCCGCTGGCCGGGCTGGCTGGGCATCGAGGCGGCGGAAGCAGCGCTCGGCCGGGGGCTGGGACGGACCACCGTGAAGATCGCCGACTGGCCCGGGCTGCTGGCGGCAGCCGGCCGGGGAGAGGGAGACAGGGGTGGGGACGGGGGTGGAGGTGGGGACGGGGGATGA
- a CDS encoding ArsR/SmtB family transcription factor, which yields MTTTTTTSADRTGARVLDHPDRSAIRLEDVLHALADPMRLRIVRRLAAAEGELSCTVIELPVSKSTCTHHYRVLREHGVISQIYRGTAKMNVLRRADLDELFPGLIERVLKAAELQDERLDAGADRA from the coding sequence ATGACGACCACCACGACGACATCCGCCGACCGGACCGGTGCCCGCGTCCTGGACCACCCGGACCGTTCGGCGATCCGCCTCGAAGACGTACTGCACGCGCTCGCCGACCCGATGCGGCTGCGGATCGTACGCCGCCTGGCCGCCGCCGAGGGCGAACTGTCCTGCACGGTCATCGAGCTGCCCGTCAGCAAGTCCACCTGTACGCACCACTACCGCGTACTGCGCGAGCACGGCGTCATCAGCCAGATCTACCGAGGCACCGCCAAGATGAACGTGCTGCGCCGCGCCGACCTGGACGAACTCTTCCCCGGCCTGATCGAACGCGTCCTGAAGGCGGCGGAACTCCAGGACGAACGCCTCGACGCCGGGGCCGACAGGGCCTAG